Proteins found in one Micromonospora sp. WMMD1082 genomic segment:
- a CDS encoding DUF1702 family protein, with translation MSTWHNLRRRIMTPNVSETRVDVRGFHVKSPAAVERLETVGRSFLAGFGAAAATGRPEDIAAELATLSATFRGFAYEGAGMALAILDALPGRSRHVRDFLAGPGADHVYMVYVGVGWAMARLPRFRWHTLHAPDPLLRWLMLDGYGFHQAYFHTRRYVHEQFRSPRLAARVPGPAWHVDQVIDQGIGRACWFVGGADPARVAALLDAFPEARRADLYSGAGLAATYAGGVDRSELQTFARAAGPYRGWVAQGAAFAAAARLRAGLVVPHNELATQVLCGTDVATAAAATDTAREGLTENGVPAYAQWRERITEMFSGHTGATPIRQGRPES, from the coding sequence ATGTCGACGTGGCACAACCTGCGACGGCGCATCATGACACCGAACGTCTCGGAGACACGGGTCGACGTCCGCGGCTTCCACGTGAAGTCTCCGGCGGCGGTGGAGCGGTTGGAGACCGTCGGCCGCTCCTTCCTCGCCGGCTTCGGGGCGGCCGCCGCGACCGGCCGCCCCGAGGACATCGCCGCCGAGTTGGCCACCCTCTCGGCCACCTTCCGTGGCTTCGCGTACGAGGGCGCCGGCATGGCCTTGGCCATCCTGGACGCGCTACCCGGCCGCTCCCGCCACGTGCGCGACTTCCTGGCCGGGCCCGGCGCCGACCACGTGTACATGGTCTACGTCGGGGTCGGCTGGGCAATGGCACGCCTGCCCCGATTCCGCTGGCACACGCTGCACGCGCCGGATCCGCTGCTGCGCTGGCTGATGCTGGACGGGTACGGCTTCCACCAGGCGTACTTCCACACCCGGCGGTACGTGCACGAGCAGTTCCGCTCCCCGCGTCTCGCGGCGCGCGTGCCGGGCCCCGCCTGGCACGTCGACCAGGTGATCGACCAGGGCATCGGCCGGGCCTGCTGGTTCGTCGGCGGCGCCGACCCGGCGCGCGTCGCCGCCCTGCTCGACGCGTTCCCCGAGGCACGGCGCGCCGACCTGTACAGCGGCGCCGGACTGGCGGCAACCTACGCCGGCGGCGTAGACCGGAGTGAGCTGCAAACCTTCGCCAGGGCTGCCGGGCCCTACCGTGGCTGGGTCGCCCAGGGTGCGGCGTTCGCGGCCGCGGCCCGGCTCCGGGCGGGACTGGTCGTGCCCCACAACGAGTTGGCGACCCAGGTGTTGTGCGGGACCGACGTCGCCACCGCGGCCGCAGCCACCGACACCGCTCGCGAGGGCCTTACCGAGAACGGCGTCCCCGCCTATGCGCAGTGGCGGGAGCGCATCACCGAGATGTTCTCGGGGCACACCGGCGCCACGCCGATCCGGCAGGGGCGTCCCGAAAGCTGA
- a CDS encoding MerR family transcriptional regulator, protein MRISDLSKRTGVPVATIKFYLREGLLPPGQPTGRNQARYGESHRRQLFFIRALTGIGQLELSSVLELLSAIDDDRPPLSDLYAAVSRAIHPQDSGSTADNDVELVRQEVDRFIGALGWTVDPAAPGRARLARVVYALRQLGCGDGIDFFRPYALLAEQFADRELSLLPTDGDVDRGAAAARAVLFDVALSALRGMAQEHLAAQRFGRIAPEPRDERADEPQVPSVRS, encoded by the coding sequence ATGCGCATTTCTGACCTGAGCAAACGCACAGGCGTGCCCGTCGCCACGATCAAGTTCTACCTCCGGGAGGGGCTGCTCCCGCCCGGCCAGCCGACCGGCCGAAACCAGGCCCGGTACGGCGAGTCCCACCGTCGTCAGCTGTTCTTCATCCGGGCACTGACCGGTATCGGCCAGCTCGAACTCTCGTCCGTCCTGGAGCTGCTGTCAGCGATCGACGACGACCGGCCGCCGCTCTCCGACCTGTACGCCGCGGTCAGCCGGGCGATACACCCGCAGGACAGCGGCTCGACGGCCGACAACGACGTGGAGCTGGTCCGGCAGGAGGTCGACCGCTTCATCGGGGCTCTCGGCTGGACGGTGGATCCCGCCGCGCCGGGCAGGGCTCGCCTGGCACGGGTGGTGTACGCCCTCCGCCAGTTGGGCTGCGGGGATGGCATCGACTTCTTCCGGCCGTACGCGTTGCTCGCGGAACAGTTTGCGGACCGCGAGTTGAGCCTGTTGCCCACCGACGGCGACGTCGACCGGGGCGCGGCCGCAGCCCGAGCCGTTCTCTTCGACGTGGCGTTGTCCGCGCTGCGGGGAATGGCCCAGGAGCACCTCGCGGCACAGCGGTTCGGGAGAATCGCTCCGGAGCCACGAGACGAACGGGCTGACGAACCGCAGGTTCCGTCGGTTCGCAGCTGA
- a CDS encoding GMC family oxidoreductase has translation MTTIESTDVLVIGSGFGGSIPAYRLAAGGARVVVLERGPWLTGKDFDHDFKFGSSSTRAFEFTMGDGMNILGGNCVGGGSVVYFAAMPRAPRHAFSRMGGAGRRMWPKSIDRTALDPWYDRVAEALPITPQDWNDVTYSGGLFAAACTHAGRTANPVPAAIDRAKCTNCNWMMSGCRFDAKRSLLLNYLPAAVAHGAQIRPLHEVQRISRTPEGYRVHYNTVDEVDYRVVTGSGAIDCRIVVVAAGAAATPAILQRSEDDLGAMPPAVGRYFSGNGERLNTAVMNEQKIREVLGLSRGDGIAYEAYQIGKGPVCASWDKLDESLPEFSRHSLEQLYFPPGFGTILAQVRDATGPSWFGTEKKELLRRWQSWLTVFIMSEDDNEGVFGPPPTIGNADRISQQMLSKGPLRYRPTANTLAGWERADADVRDILERDGLAEVMPWSNDVIGAYTVHPLSSCRIGDDPDTSALDDTHELRDHPGIFVTDGSAVPGALTVNPAFTIAALAERAVPGIVEAAARRGVRTRYVADPPGAVTSARGSRVDVAA, from the coding sequence ATGACCACCATCGAAAGTACGGACGTCCTGGTGATCGGCAGCGGCTTCGGCGGCTCGATCCCGGCCTACCGGCTCGCCGCAGGCGGCGCCCGGGTCGTCGTGCTGGAGCGCGGGCCCTGGCTCACCGGCAAGGACTTCGACCACGACTTCAAGTTCGGCAGTTCGAGCACCCGGGCGTTCGAGTTCACCATGGGCGACGGGATGAACATCCTTGGTGGCAACTGTGTCGGTGGCGGCAGCGTCGTCTACTTCGCGGCCATGCCCCGGGCACCACGACACGCCTTTTCCCGGATGGGCGGGGCGGGACGCCGGATGTGGCCCAAGTCCATCGACAGGACCGCGCTGGACCCGTGGTACGACAGGGTCGCCGAGGCGCTGCCGATCACTCCTCAGGATTGGAACGACGTCACCTACTCCGGCGGCCTGTTCGCCGCGGCGTGCACGCATGCCGGCCGTACCGCGAACCCGGTGCCGGCGGCCATCGACCGCGCCAAGTGCACCAACTGCAACTGGATGATGTCCGGCTGCCGGTTCGACGCCAAGCGCTCGCTGTTGCTCAACTACCTGCCGGCCGCGGTGGCGCACGGTGCGCAGATCCGGCCGCTGCACGAGGTCCAGCGCATCTCCCGTACCCCCGAGGGCTACCGCGTGCACTACAACACCGTGGACGAGGTGGACTATCGCGTCGTCACGGGCAGCGGCGCCATCGACTGCCGGATCGTCGTCGTCGCGGCCGGGGCCGCGGCCACGCCCGCCATCCTGCAGCGTTCCGAGGACGACCTGGGCGCCATGCCCCCTGCGGTGGGCCGGTACTTCTCCGGCAATGGCGAGCGGCTCAACACGGCGGTGATGAACGAGCAGAAGATCCGGGAGGTGCTCGGCCTCAGCCGGGGCGACGGCATCGCCTACGAGGCGTACCAGATCGGCAAGGGACCGGTCTGCGCCAGCTGGGACAAGCTGGACGAATCTCTTCCCGAGTTCAGCCGCCACTCGCTGGAACAGCTGTACTTTCCTCCCGGCTTCGGCACCATTCTCGCCCAGGTACGCGACGCGACCGGGCCGAGCTGGTTCGGCACCGAGAAGAAGGAGCTGCTCCGCCGGTGGCAGTCCTGGCTGACCGTCTTCATCATGTCCGAGGACGACAACGAGGGCGTCTTCGGCCCGCCGCCCACGATCGGTAACGCCGACCGGATCTCCCAGCAGATGCTGAGCAAGGGCCCCCTGCGCTACCGGCCCACGGCCAACACGCTGGCCGGCTGGGAACGGGCCGATGCGGACGTGCGTGACATCCTCGAACGGGACGGGCTCGCCGAGGTGATGCCGTGGAGCAACGACGTCATCGGCGCCTACACCGTGCATCCGCTCTCCTCCTGCCGCATCGGCGATGATCCGGACACCTCCGCCCTGGACGACACGCACGAGCTGCGCGACCATCCCGGCATCTTCGTGACGGATGGCTCGGCCGTGCCCGGGGCGTTGACCGTCAATCCGGCCTTCACGATCGCGGCGCTCGCCGAGCGCGCGGTGCCGGGAATCGTGGAGGCGGCTGCTCGGCGCGGGGTACGGACCCGTTACGTGGCGGATCCGCCAGGGGCCGTCACCAGCGCCCGGGGCTCCCGGGTCGACGTCGCGGCCTAG
- a CDS encoding AraC family transcriptional regulator — translation MGENSETAVLRAIAAMQERLDAPITVADLAREAMFSKFHFTRMFQRVTGVSPGRFLAALRLQRAKELLVATSMKVADISISVGYTSVGTFSTRFSRNVGMSPTTYRRRAGHAPGARACAEAVRFRSAHLTCHVRSPRPDPDAVIFVGLFADPVPEGRPVRCAVLRQADRIVFDNPPPGSWYLLAQAVTIRERGAGPVRDRTDRPASVGAAGPITIRPHVPVSTDLVLQPAGALDAPVLRALLDVRMYALSLVSGDQPDATGTLTDAA, via the coding sequence ATGGGTGAGAATTCGGAAACGGCCGTTCTAAGAGCCATTGCGGCCATGCAGGAAAGGTTGGACGCGCCAATTACCGTGGCGGATCTAGCCCGCGAGGCGATGTTTAGCAAGTTCCATTTCACTCGCATGTTCCAACGGGTCACGGGGGTTTCTCCCGGGCGTTTCCTCGCCGCCCTTCGGCTACAGCGGGCCAAGGAACTGTTGGTCGCTACCTCGATGAAGGTCGCCGACATCAGCATCAGCGTCGGCTACACCAGCGTCGGCACCTTCAGCACCCGGTTCAGCCGCAACGTCGGGATGTCCCCCACCACCTACCGCCGCCGGGCCGGCCACGCCCCGGGGGCTCGTGCCTGCGCCGAGGCCGTCCGCTTCCGCAGCGCGCACCTCACCTGCCACGTCCGGTCGCCCCGTCCGGATCCAGACGCGGTGATCTTCGTCGGGTTGTTCGCCGACCCCGTTCCCGAGGGGCGCCCGGTGCGTTGTGCCGTGCTGCGGCAGGCGGACCGGATCGTCTTCGACAACCCCCCACCGGGTAGCTGGTACCTACTCGCCCAGGCGGTCACCATCCGCGAGCGGGGCGCCGGCCCGGTCCGTGACCGGACCGACCGCCCGGCGTCCGTCGGGGCCGCCGGACCGATCACGATCCGCCCGCACGTGCCCGTCTCCACCGACCTGGTCCTGCAACCGGCCGGAGCCCTCGACGCACCGGTCCTGCGCGCCCTGCTCGACGTCCGGATGTACGCCCTCAGCCTGGTCAGCGGCGACCAGCCGGACGCGACGGGGACGTTGACGGACGCCGCGTAG
- a CDS encoding copper resistance protein CopC, which yields MTADTSSVAQPPPAADGRTWPRRVAAAAVGVVVLAVALLTWWASSQSVELREVTPADGAALAAGPAEVALTFSGEPAVEEMHLVVSRDGVSLPARELLVRNNQVVLPVTVTDLGDYRIAYHVRMADGAEFSGISAFRVGGLAEPAPTPAGSQVAASGHDHDPTDPTSGALLILNLLLITTVVVLMVRGPRRR from the coding sequence ATGACCGCCGATACCTCGAGCGTCGCGCAGCCGCCGCCCGCCGCCGATGGCCGTACCTGGCCGCGGCGGGTCGCGGCGGCTGCCGTCGGGGTGGTGGTGCTCGCCGTGGCGCTGCTCACCTGGTGGGCGTCGAGCCAGTCGGTGGAGCTGCGGGAGGTCACCCCCGCCGACGGCGCGGCGCTGGCGGCTGGTCCCGCGGAGGTCGCGCTGACCTTCAGCGGCGAGCCCGCGGTCGAGGAGATGCACCTGGTCGTATCGCGTGACGGCGTCTCCCTGCCCGCCCGGGAACTGCTCGTGCGGAACAACCAGGTGGTGCTGCCGGTGACGGTCACCGATCTCGGCGACTATCGGATCGCCTACCACGTCCGGATGGCCGACGGCGCCGAGTTCAGCGGGATCAGCGCGTTCCGGGTGGGTGGTCTGGCCGAACCCGCGCCCACGCCCGCCGGGAGTCAGGTGGCCGCGAGCGGTCACGACCACGACCCCACGGATCCGACCAGTGGGGCCCTGCTCATCCTGAACCTCCTGCTGATCACGACGGTGGTCGTGCTCATGGTGCGCGGGCCCCGCCGCAGGTAA
- a CDS encoding TIGR03084 family metal-binding protein encodes MTQTNQVVADLTKEGDELDEIVARLDDADWDRPTPAPGWTVKHQVAHLAATFRLAAMATAQPEAFQNLLTQLGDDFDANVNAALQPYLAAPPQALLGRWRAERAAAEGALAKVAPEHLVPWLVRPLPAGVLAAAGMMELFAHGQDIADTVGVRPHRTDRIRHLVAFAARTWDFGYLVRGIDPPTQPIRLDVTAPSGAQWTFGPSDATQSVSGPAVDLCLLVTRRRHRADTALVAHGPDADRWLDIAQAYRGPAGPGRAPGQFAGARP; translated from the coding sequence GTGACCCAGACCAATCAGGTAGTCGCCGACCTGACCAAAGAAGGCGATGAACTCGACGAGATCGTTGCCCGCCTCGACGACGCGGACTGGGACCGGCCCACACCGGCACCCGGCTGGACAGTCAAGCACCAGGTCGCCCACCTGGCCGCGACCTTCCGGCTCGCCGCGATGGCAACGGCGCAGCCCGAGGCCTTCCAGAACCTGCTCACGCAACTCGGCGACGACTTCGACGCCAACGTCAACGCCGCGCTCCAGCCGTACCTGGCCGCCCCGCCGCAGGCGCTACTGGGTCGTTGGCGCGCCGAACGCGCCGCCGCCGAGGGGGCCCTGGCGAAGGTGGCGCCGGAGCATCTGGTGCCATGGCTGGTACGACCGCTGCCGGCGGGAGTCCTGGCGGCGGCCGGGATGATGGAGCTGTTCGCCCACGGCCAGGACATCGCCGACACCGTCGGGGTGCGACCGCACCGCACCGACCGGATCCGGCACCTGGTCGCCTTCGCCGCCCGCACCTGGGACTTCGGCTACCTGGTCCGGGGCATCGACCCGCCCACGCAGCCGATCCGGCTCGACGTGACGGCTCCCTCGGGCGCGCAGTGGACGTTCGGCCCGAGCGACGCGACGCAGTCGGTCAGCGGACCGGCGGTGGACCTGTGCCTGCTGGTCACGCGCCGCCGGCACCGCGCCGACACGGCACTGGTGGCGCATGGGCCGGACGCAGACCGGTGGCTCGACATCGCGCAGGCGTACCGGGGCCCGGCCGGGCCGGGGCGGGCCCCCGGCCAGTTCGCCGGTGCCCGTCCCTGA
- a CDS encoding SCP2 sterol-binding domain-containing protein, protein MAITVDPGEDRMVFARQVKAASDAELTEMLTGHRRTAVLDGLVRGMPDVFRADRAGTLDAVVHWRVTGRADGADDVFELRIADGRCVVSGRPERKPRLVLRIDGVDFVKMTTGNADARMLFLRGRLRARGNLALVNKFPGLFEVPKP, encoded by the coding sequence ATGGCGATCACGGTTGATCCGGGCGAGGACCGAATGGTCTTCGCCCGGCAGGTGAAGGCCGCATCGGACGCGGAGTTGACGGAGATGCTCACCGGCCACCGACGGACCGCCGTTCTCGATGGACTCGTGCGCGGGATGCCGGACGTGTTTCGGGCCGACCGGGCCGGAACCCTGGACGCGGTGGTGCACTGGCGGGTCACCGGTCGTGCGGACGGCGCGGACGACGTGTTCGAGCTGCGGATCGCCGACGGCCGGTGCGTCGTGTCCGGGCGGCCGGAGCGCAAGCCCCGGCTCGTCCTCCGCATCGACGGGGTCGACTTCGTGAAGATGACGACCGGCAACGCGGACGCGCGGATGCTGTTTCTGCGCGGCCGCCTGCGGGCGCGCGGGAATCTCGCGCTCGTGAACAAGTTTCCTGGTCTGTTCGAGGTGCCCAAGCCCTGA
- a CDS encoding DUF5987 family protein, whose product MPPEVTELDVSEIMTLEAFADTIIPGERRHPQDRAIAGAASGGGAVASGAVDLMTSVEGGLAGMLESLAIGLNDHAQAYADRHGRVLDSEVPAFVALDFADRTALAAELMAPGYPEQDLWVPLAMFSAMAWDTGASVHTTEAMAAGHPGLTTMRFAPPDADGLWRFPDYSYRRPLASVHPQTTPSGDPA is encoded by the coding sequence ATGCCACCCGAAGTCACGGAGCTTGACGTCTCCGAGATCATGACACTTGAGGCTTTCGCGGACACGATCATCCCGGGCGAACGCCGACACCCACAGGACCGGGCCATCGCCGGCGCCGCCAGCGGCGGCGGAGCCGTCGCCAGCGGAGCGGTCGACCTCATGACCTCCGTGGAAGGCGGCCTCGCCGGGATGCTGGAGAGCCTGGCGATCGGGCTCAACGACCACGCCCAGGCGTACGCCGACCGACACGGGCGCGTGCTCGACTCCGAGGTGCCCGCCTTCGTCGCGCTCGACTTCGCCGACCGGACGGCACTCGCCGCCGAGCTGATGGCGCCCGGCTACCCCGAGCAGGACCTGTGGGTGCCACTGGCCATGTTCAGCGCCATGGCCTGGGATACCGGAGCGTCGGTGCACACCACCGAGGCCATGGCGGCCGGGCACCCCGGCCTGACCACCATGCGCTTCGCCCCGCCGGACGCCGACGGGTTGTGGCGTTTCCCGGACTACTCCTACCGGCGCCCCCTCGCCTCCGTCCACCCACAGACCACGCCCTCGGGAGATCCCGCATGA
- a CDS encoding carboxymuconolactone decarboxylase family protein: MSSLFSRSARRASLSHIRRIAPVPPGSATGVVVRVYGQMEAEFGMLAPPVALHAAAPETLAAVWMMLRETLLAGDPADRAAKEAVAAAVSRANACPYCVEVHGAAFAGVGGDGLSSGVVTGHVDQIDDPWLRELTMWAAASGHRAAGARRRAPFEVDRAPSFIGVAMMFHYINRMVTVYLGESPLLPIPRGGHALARRMAVRIFGHFARVGLPAGLATELLPAAPAPEDLAWAATGSAMADALARGFHAVDRAGTAAIPSQVRAVVATGLDDPDATPPGLLIDDWLAGHLTGVAPADRPLARLALLTAWAPHRVTDTDLADLRAAGLDDAALIRVTAWSSLAAARRIAVRLFDDLHR; this comes from the coding sequence GTGTCGTCGTTGTTCTCACGCTCGGCCCGGCGGGCGTCGCTGAGTCACATCCGCCGGATAGCCCCGGTGCCGCCGGGGTCTGCTACCGGTGTCGTGGTGCGGGTCTACGGTCAGATGGAGGCCGAGTTCGGCATGCTCGCCCCACCGGTCGCGCTGCATGCCGCCGCACCGGAGACGTTGGCCGCCGTCTGGATGATGCTGCGGGAGACGCTCCTGGCCGGCGATCCCGCGGATCGCGCCGCCAAGGAGGCGGTCGCCGCGGCGGTGTCCCGCGCCAACGCGTGTCCGTACTGCGTGGAGGTGCACGGCGCCGCGTTCGCCGGGGTGGGCGGGGACGGCCTCTCCTCCGGGGTCGTCACGGGGCATGTTGACCAGATCGACGATCCCTGGCTCCGCGAGTTGACGATGTGGGCCGCCGCCAGCGGACACCGCGCGGCGGGCGCCCGCCGACGGGCTCCGTTCGAGGTGGACCGTGCGCCGTCGTTCATCGGCGTGGCGATGATGTTCCACTACATCAACCGGATGGTGACGGTGTACCTGGGCGAATCGCCGTTGCTACCCATCCCGCGCGGCGGACATGCCCTGGCGCGGCGCATGGCGGTACGGATCTTCGGGCACTTCGCCCGGGTGGGCCTGCCGGCGGGGCTCGCCACGGAGCTGCTGCCGGCCGCGCCGGCACCGGAGGACCTGGCGTGGGCGGCCACCGGTTCGGCCATGGCGGACGCCCTGGCCCGCGGGTTCCACGCGGTCGACCGGGCCGGTACGGCCGCCATCCCATCGCAGGTGCGGGCGGTCGTGGCCACGGGCCTCGACGATCCCGACGCCACTCCACCCGGGCTGCTCATCGACGACTGGCTCGCCGGTCACCTGACCGGCGTTGCCCCGGCGGATCGGCCGCTGGCCAGGTTGGCGTTGCTGACCGCGTGGGCGCCGCACCGGGTCACCGACACCGACCTCGCCGACCTGCGGGCCGCCGGGCTCGACGATGCGGCACTGATCCGCGTCACGGCCTGGTCGTCCCTGGCCGCCGCGCGTCGGATCGCCGTCCGACTGTTCGACGATCTGCATCGATAA
- a CDS encoding AraC family transcriptional regulator encodes MADAAERAVLRTIEVMRDRLGEPLTVDDLAKAAMFSKFHFTRLFQRVTGISPGRFLSALRLQQAKHLLVSTGMNVADISVEVGYNSVGTFSSRFSRSVGMSPTAYRRRAGFAPAIHVDAGARAGSPSNARLTFGLHTVGPDGDAPIFAGLFPGPIPEGPPVRCAVLDRPGRVSFSSVPLGTWYLLAQSVGRHAAHPVADCACPDRPVSVASHGPVLVRSNSVISADLVLRPMGALDPPVLLALLDVRTYARATQQAEQAGRSPYLGEGAAA; translated from the coding sequence ATGGCAGACGCTGCCGAACGGGCCGTGCTACGCACCATCGAGGTCATGCGGGATCGCTTGGGGGAGCCGCTGACCGTGGACGACCTGGCCAAGGCCGCCATGTTCAGCAAGTTCCACTTCACCCGCCTCTTCCAGCGCGTAACCGGCATCTCGCCCGGACGCTTCCTGTCGGCTCTGCGCCTGCAGCAGGCGAAGCATCTGCTCGTCTCCACCGGCATGAACGTGGCCGACATCAGCGTGGAGGTCGGCTACAACAGTGTCGGCACGTTCAGCAGCCGCTTCAGCCGCAGCGTGGGGATGTCCCCGACGGCGTACCGGCGTCGCGCCGGCTTCGCGCCGGCGATCCACGTCGACGCCGGGGCCCGTGCCGGGTCTCCGTCCAACGCGCGGCTCACCTTCGGTCTGCACACCGTTGGGCCGGACGGCGACGCGCCCATCTTCGCGGGCCTCTTCCCCGGGCCGATCCCCGAGGGGCCACCGGTGCGCTGCGCCGTGCTGGATCGTCCCGGGCGGGTCAGCTTCAGCTCGGTACCGCTCGGCACGTGGTATCTGCTCGCCCAGTCGGTCGGCCGGCACGCGGCGCACCCGGTCGCGGACTGCGCCTGCCCCGACCGCCCGGTGTCGGTGGCGAGTCACGGGCCGGTGCTGGTCCGGTCGAACTCGGTCATCTCCGCCGACCTGGTGCTGCGTCCGATGGGCGCGCTGGATCCGCCGGTGCTGCTGGCTCTACTCGACGTGCGAACGTACGCCCGGGCCACGCAGCAGGCGGAGCAGGCAGGGCGCTCGCCGTACCTGGGTGAGGGTGCCGCGGCCTGA
- a CDS encoding carboxymuconolactone decarboxylase family protein, translating to MVARRVASSVVQRQVKYVTPVSVGAATGMIAGIYGQIQEEQRLVIPPALLHSPAPETLAAYWMLMREPLMTGGVVDRAGKEAVASAVSVANICPYCVDMHSVGMYDLATEHDAEAVAADRIEDVLDARTRWAAQWARTAHLADGPALEPPMAGPVARAELVGVVVSFHYLTRMVNVFLSNFLLPPGLPPGARRRLKRGISAILQSTLRTPREPGRSLRFLADAPLPADAAWARGSAVVAAAVARSYAALEAAGERALSPVVRDLVREHLAGWRGEDTGVSREWCERTVSGLAAADAAAARLALLTAVASYQVDEHVIEEFRRHHVEDATLVRAAAWASYVAARAIGARHVPAQTSH from the coding sequence ATGGTCGCCAGACGGGTCGCCTCATCCGTGGTGCAGCGCCAGGTCAAGTACGTCACTCCGGTCTCGGTAGGTGCCGCCACCGGCATGATCGCCGGGATCTACGGTCAGATCCAGGAGGAGCAGCGGCTGGTGATCCCGCCCGCGCTGTTGCACTCGCCGGCGCCCGAGACGCTCGCGGCGTACTGGATGTTGATGCGAGAGCCGCTGATGACCGGTGGGGTTGTCGACCGGGCCGGTAAGGAAGCGGTCGCCTCGGCCGTGTCGGTGGCCAACATCTGTCCGTACTGCGTGGACATGCACAGCGTCGGCATGTACGACCTGGCCACCGAACACGACGCCGAGGCGGTAGCGGCCGATCGGATCGAGGACGTCCTCGACGCCCGCACCCGGTGGGCGGCGCAGTGGGCCCGGACCGCACACCTCGCGGACGGACCCGCGCTGGAGCCGCCGATGGCCGGCCCCGTGGCCCGCGCGGAACTGGTCGGCGTCGTGGTCAGCTTCCACTACCTGACCCGGATGGTGAACGTCTTCCTGTCCAACTTCCTGCTGCCGCCCGGGCTGCCACCGGGCGCGCGGCGGCGGCTCAAGCGGGGGATCAGCGCGATCCTTCAGTCCACCCTGCGTACGCCCCGGGAGCCGGGCCGCTCGCTGCGGTTCCTGGCCGACGCGCCGTTGCCGGCCGACGCCGCCTGGGCGCGGGGCAGCGCCGTCGTCGCCGCCGCGGTGGCCCGGTCGTACGCGGCGCTGGAGGCGGCCGGCGAACGGGCGCTCAGTCCGGTGGTCCGGGACCTGGTCCGTGAGCATCTGGCGGGCTGGCGTGGGGAGGACACCGGGGTCAGCCGGGAGTGGTGCGAGCGCACGGTCTCGGGGCTAGCTGCCGCCGATGCTGCCGCCGCGCGCCTCGCGCTGCTCACCGCGGTCGCCTCCTATCAGGTCGACGAGCACGTGATCGAGGAGTTCCGCCGTCACCACGTCGAGGATGCGACGCTGGTGCGGGCCGCCGCGTGGGCGAGCTACGTCGCGGCCCGCGCCATCGGTGCGCGACACGTGCCGGCGCAGACGAGTCACTGA